A window of Juglans regia cultivar Chandler chromosome 7, Walnut 2.0, whole genome shotgun sequence contains these coding sequences:
- the LOC108985644 gene encoding putative glycosyltransferase 7 has product MVSPDHPRLHTTSPMAKPSVPRNKSSFCLSDSLLFIGGAFFALLVVWSLWSFLTPTTDPSPSLGPLGDSQSKSASGADWLNCGEDSAETTFYDEPELSYSIGKPLENWDEKRKEWLKQHPSFAAGARDRVLLVSGSQPSPCKNPIGDHLLLRFFKNKVDYCRIHGCDVFYNNALLHPKMGSYWAKLPVVRAAMVAHPEAEWIWWVDSDALFTDMEFKLPLERYKDHNLVVHGWAHLIYDDKSWTGLNAGVFLIRNCQWSMDLMEVWASMGPQTPEYKKWGQILRSTFKDKLFPESDDQTGLIYLLYKEKEKWGEKVYLEGEYYFEGYWHEIIGTMDNITGRYREMEREEGTLRRRHAEIESEQYGAYRARCYLKEAGNGRGSWRRPFITHFTGCQPCSGDHNQMYAGGSCWDGMRRALNFADNQVLRKFGFMHWDRLDSSLSPLPFDYPAAD; this is encoded by the coding sequence ATGGTGTCGCCTGACCACCCACGCCTTCACACCACCTCTCCCATGGCTAAACCCTCCGTCCCACGCAACAAATCCTCTTTCTGTCTCAGCGACAGTCTACTCTTTATCGGCGGAGCATTCTTCGCTCTTTTGGTGGTATGGAGCCTCTGGTCCTTCCTCACTCCTACCACCGACCCTTCTCCTAGCCTTGGGCCCTTAGGCGACTCTCAATCCAAGTCCGCGAGTGGCGCAGACTGGCTGAATTGCGGGGAGGACTCGGCCGAGACGACCTTCTACGACGAACCGGAGCTGAGTTATTCGATTGGGAAACCGTTGGAGAACTGGGACGAGAAGCGAAAAGAATGGCTGAAGCAGCACCCGTCGTTTGCCGCCGGAGCACGGGACCGCGTTCTCTTGGTGAGTGGATCGCAGCCGTCGCCGTGCAAGAACCCTATCGGAGATCATCTGCTGCTGAGGTTCTTCAAGAACAAGGTGGACTACTGCCGGATCCACGGGTGCGATGTCTTCTACAACAATGCGTTGCTGCACCCGAAGATGGGCTCGTATTGGGCCAAGCTGCCGGTGGTTCGGGCCGCAATGGTGGCCCATCCGGAGGCGGAGTGGATCTGGTGGGTGGACTCGGACGCATTGTTCACGGACATGGAGTTCAAGCTGCCACTGGAGCGGTACAAGGATCACAACCTCGTCGTGCACGGCTGGGCCCACTTGATTTACGACGACAAGAGCTGGACGGGGCTGAACGCCGGTGTGTTCCTGATCAGGAACTGTCAGTGGTCGATGGACCTCATGGAGGTGTGGGCGAGCATGGGTCCGCAGACACCGGAATACAAGAAGTGGGGCCAAATACTGAGATCGACGTTCAAGGACAAGCTGTTTCCAGAGTCGGACGATCAGACGGGCCTGATTTACTTGCTGtacaaagagaaagagaaatgggGGGAGAAGGTATATTTGGAGGGAGAATACTATTTCGAGGGATACTGGCACGAGATAATAGGGACGATGGATAACATAACGGGGAGGTACagggagatggagagagaggagGGTACATTGAGGAGGAGACACGCAGAGATAGAGAGCGAGCAATACGGTGCGTATAGGGCGCGGTGTTATCTGAAAGAAGCGGGGAACGGGAGAGGGAGCTGGAGAAGGCCGTTCATAACGCACTTCACGGGATGTCAGCCATGCAGCGGGGACCACAATCAGATGTATGCTGGCGGGTCATGCTGGGATGGGATGCGAAGGGCTTTGAATTTCGCCGACAATCAGGTGCTTCGTAAATTTGGTTTCATGCACTGGGATAGACTGGATTCCTCCCTCTCGCCGTTGCCCTTTGATTACCCAGCGGCTGATTGA
- the LOC108985642 gene encoding uncharacterized protein LOC108985642 yields MGNNTADKETKLSKYIKASIRILAKIRDFYMKGMTECSGRFDYGTGTALGCPTPHIATLPKSFSTNSARSSNNKEDFQELMRVASTRSLGNKIQADLLRKQQAVVAKSPTTTAPNNMPRSRSVNGFGRIDEDKPCEFEEVIKLNAEVYPRSRSYAVSR; encoded by the coding sequence ATGGGTAACAACACGGCTGACAAAGAGACAAAACTCAGCAAGTACATCAAGGCATCCATTAGAATCCTGGCCAAGATCAGAGACTTCTATATGAAAGGCATGACAGAATGCTCCGGTCGCTTTGACTACGGAACGGGCACGGCTTTGGGCTGCCCCACTCCCCATATAGCCACTCTGCCTAAGAGCTTCAGCACCAACTCCGCCAGATCGAGCAACAACAAGGAAGATTTCCAGGAGCTTATGAGGGTTGCTTCAACTAGAAGCCTTGGCAATAAGATTCAGGCGGATCTTCTTCGAAAACAGCAGGCCGTCGTTGCCAAGTCTCCAACTACCACTGCACCCAATAATATGCCTCGGAGCCGCAGCGTTAATGGTTTTGGGAGGATCGATGAAGACAAGCCCTGTGAATTTGAAGAAGTTATAAAGCTCAACGCAGAGGTTTATCCAAGAAGCCGAAGCTATGCTGTCTCTAGGTGA
- the LOC108985639 gene encoding serine carboxypeptidase-like 7, with translation MAASDGEHNVPKFFAKYGFKCVYFPLILLLLFSKPAVSFSIIKSLPGFSGSLPFKLETGYIGVDKKDEVQFFYYFIESEGNPRHDPLVLWLTGGPGCSALSGLAFQIGPLQFSMVEYNGSLPSLTLNPYSWTKVASIIFLDSPAGTGFSYSRTSRGSRTADTKFAYQGYDFVRKWLLSHPNFIANPLYIAGDSYSGKIVPIIVQQMSAGIEAGDSPLLNLKGYLIGNPGTDPKFDDNSKVPFAHRMAIIPDELYKKAKRSCKGEYRVVDSRNIQCANDLRAIAKCTKRINRPHILEPKCYTDFRPLNKMDENRRYLMERFGESYMSLPKYPRFGCRNYNKFLCHIWANDIRVQKALHIRKGTVKVWIRCKIDLPYKKDVESAVSFHYYLNIKGYRALIYSGDHDFEIPYLGTQLWIKSLNLSVVDEWRPWLVDLQVAGFTRGYSNDLTFATVKGGGHTAPEYMPKECYAMFRRWIFQEPL, from the exons ATGGCAGCATCAGATGGTGAGCACAATGTACCAAAATTCTTTGCCAAATATGGTTTCAAGTGTGTGTATTTCCCCTTGATCCTTCTACTTCTTTTCTCAAAGCCTGCGGTTTCTTTCTCAATTATCAAGTCTCTGCCTGGATTTTCTGGTTCTCTGCCCTTCAAACTTGAAACCGG ATACATTGGCGTGGATAAGAAGGACGAAGTGCAATTCTTCTACTACTTTATCGAATCTGAAGGAAATCCTAGACACGATCCCCTTGTGCTCTGGCTCACTGGTGGCCCAGGATGCTCTGCTCTCTCTGGACTTGCCTTTCAGATAG GTCCTTTACAGTTTAGCATGGTCGAGTACAATGGAAGCCTACCTTCTCTAACATTGAATCCATATTCATGGACTAAG GTTGCtagcataatatttttagactcaCCGGCTGGCACTGGATTCTCATATTCAAGGACCTCGCGAGGGTCCAGGACAGCAGATACGAAATTTGCTTATCAGGGTTATGATTTTGTTAGAAAG TGGTTGCTCAGTCATCCTAATTTCATTGCTAATCCCCTATATATCGCCGGTGATTCATATTCCGGCAAGATCGTTCCAATCATTGTTCAACAAATGTCAGCTG GCATTGAAGCTGGGGACTCGCCACTTCTCAATCTCAAA GGTTATTTGATTGGTAATCCGGGAACAGATCCAAAATTTGATGACAATTCAAAAGTTCCATTTGCTCATCGCATGGCAATCATTCCAGATGAGCTTTACAAG AAGGCTAAAAGGAGCTGCAAAGGTGAGTACAGAGTAGTAGACTCAAGAAACATACAGTGCGCAAATGATCTTCGAGCTATCGCAAAG TGCACTAAAAGGATAAACAGACCTCACATCTTGGAGCCCAAGTGTTATACTGACTTTCGCCCTTTAAATAAGATGGATGAAAATCGAAGATATCTTATGGAAAGATTTGGAGAATCCTATATGTCACTTCCTAAATATCCCAGATTTGGGTGTAGA AACTACAATAAATTTCTCTGCCACATATGGGCAAATGACATCAGGGTGCAGAAAGCACTTCATATCAGAAAG GGAACAGTAAAGGTATGGATAAGATGTAAAATAGACTTACCTTACAAGAAAGATGTTGAGAGTGCTGTAAGCTTTCATTATTATCTCAACATCAAGGGGTATCGAGCTCTAATATATAG TGGGGATCATGACTTTGAAATTCCATACTTGGGGACGCAACTGTGGATCAAATCGCTAAATTTGTCCGTTGTAGACGAGTGGCGGCCATGGCTGGTAGATCTTCAAGTTGCAGG ATTCACAAGGGGATATTCAAACGACCTCACATTTGCAACTGTAAAG GGAGGGGGTCACACAGCTCCGGAGTACATGCCTAAGGAATGCTATGCCATGTTCAGAAGGTGGATATTTCAAGAACCACTGTAA
- the LOC108985640 gene encoding ruvB-like helicase 2, with protein sequence MSILVVVLPDFQYHHPQAYCYRSIYNYLFLSLIVSINFRTQEFLALFTGDTGEIQAEVREQIDTKVAEWRDEGKVEIILGVLLIDERDYNNQTYKLQVRLLIIASQPYIEDEIHKILDIRCQEEDVEMSEDAECLLTKIGIETTLIRYAIHLIIATALASQKRKGKIVEMEDINRIYHLFFDVKRSTQYLIEFQNQYINETGDGDEADANTMVTKVILIT encoded by the exons ATGTCAATTTTGGTTGTTGTTCTTCCAGATTTCCAGTACCACCACCCTCAAGCCTATT GCTACAGGTCAATTTACAATTACCTGTTTCTATCCTTAATTGTCTCCATCAATTTTAGAACACAGGAATTTCTGGCTCTCTTCACTGGCGATACTGGAGAAATCCAAGCAGAAGTGAGGGAACAAATTGACACAAAGGTGGCAGAGTGGAGGGACGAAGGGAAGGTAGAGATCATACTCGGTGTTCTCTTGATTGATGAG AGGGATTACAACAATCAGACATACAAACTACAAGTCCGCCTACTTATCATCGCAAGTCAACCTTACATAGAGGATGAAATCCATAAGATTTTAGACATCAGGTGCCAAGAGGAAGACGTGGAAATGTCTGAAGATGCAGAGTGTTTGTTGACAAAGATTGGGATAGAAACAACATTAATTAGATATGCCATTCATCTCATCATAGCTACGGCATTGGCTTCCCAGAAGCGGAAGGGAAAGATTGTGGAGATGGAAGACATTAACCGaatttatcatctattttttgaTGTAAAGAGATCAACCCAGTACTTGATAGAATTTCAGAACCAATACATCAATGAAACTGGGGATGGTGATGAAGCTGATGCAAATACAATGGTCACTAAAGTTATCTTGATCACTTGA
- the LOC108985641 gene encoding uncharacterized protein LOC108985641 isoform X2 — protein MRREVKRRRFNEAVVNMLFPQPLSPPQLQPNEEEKEPVNVLREDFDADLIPETGYSTSDDNGDGEPVRPQQLTRAQRKRLRKKKLKEDACRRGKIIGPLLPSTSDDVGDPGGGDGDVVEKEPPAVRHSAAENKLDATTNKSGEKAAGVNQKKLKQRRMAKRLAKEGLKSSSSVENC, from the exons ATGCGCCGGGAAGTAAAACGACGCCGCTTTAATGAAGCCGTCGTCAACATGCTCTTCCCGCAACCACTGTCGCCTCCACAACTACAA CCAAACGAGGAGGAAAAAGAACCGGTGAACGTACTCCGGGAAGACTTTGATGCGGATCTTATTCCAG AAACCGGATACTCTACAAGCGATGATAATGGTGATGGTGAACCAGTGCGACCTCAGCAGCTGACGAGGGCTCAGAGGAAGAGGCTTCGCAAGAAGAAGCTTAAGGAGGATGCCTGCCGCCGCGGAAAAATTATTGGGCCGTTGTTACCTTCGACGAGCGATGATGTCGGCGACCCTGGCGGTGGAGACGGCGATGTCGTAGAAAAAGAACCTCCAGCCGTTCGACATAGTGCCGCTGAGAACAAACTCGACGCTACAACCAATAAGTCAG GAGAGAAGGCTGCTGGTGTTAACCAGAAGAAACTGAAGCAAAGAAGGATGGCCAAAAGACTGGCTAAGGAAGGACTGAAGTCATCGTCTAGTGTGGAGAATTGctga
- the LOC108985641 gene encoding uncharacterized protein LOC108985641 isoform X1, with amino-acid sequence MRREVKRRRFNEAVVNMLFPQPLSPPQLQPNEEEKEPVNVLREDFDADLIPDDLEETGYSTSDDNGDGEPVRPQQLTRAQRKRLRKKKLKEDACRRGKIIGPLLPSTSDDVGDPGGGDGDVVEKEPPAVRHSAAENKLDATTNKSGEKAAGVNQKKLKQRRMAKRLAKEGLKSSSSVENC; translated from the exons ATGCGCCGGGAAGTAAAACGACGCCGCTTTAATGAAGCCGTCGTCAACATGCTCTTCCCGCAACCACTGTCGCCTCCACAACTACAA CCAAACGAGGAGGAAAAAGAACCGGTGAACGTACTCCGGGAAGACTTTGATGCGGATCTTATTCCAG ACGATTTGGAAGAAACCGGATACTCTACAAGCGATGATAATGGTGATGGTGAACCAGTGCGACCTCAGCAGCTGACGAGGGCTCAGAGGAAGAGGCTTCGCAAGAAGAAGCTTAAGGAGGATGCCTGCCGCCGCGGAAAAATTATTGGGCCGTTGTTACCTTCGACGAGCGATGATGTCGGCGACCCTGGCGGTGGAGACGGCGATGTCGTAGAAAAAGAACCTCCAGCCGTTCGACATAGTGCCGCTGAGAACAAACTCGACGCTACAACCAATAAGTCAG GAGAGAAGGCTGCTGGTGTTAACCAGAAGAAACTGAAGCAAAGAAGGATGGCCAAAAGACTGGCTAAGGAAGGACTGAAGTCATCGTCTAGTGTGGAGAATTGctga